One part of the Desulfovibrio sp. genome encodes these proteins:
- the grpE gene encoding nucleotide exchange factor GrpE, which produces MQRHKMNHSFGQQGGQQGGHGENEADCHCTRSEDGFLEQDGILFGQTTGKNATSAAEQDETAPAAEHAASAESIIEERCKAELTELRLRNAAEMDNFKKRLTREHEEQMRYAAEKVLGDLLPTLDNLDLALRYGSKSEACKDMLQGVAMTHKLLLEAVEKHGLKPLGEEGEEFDPNVHEAVGFEDRPDFAPNSVARVLQRGFKLGDRLLRPAKVMVKQ; this is translated from the coding sequence ATGCAGCGTCATAAAATGAACCATTCATTCGGGCAGCAGGGCGGTCAACAGGGCGGCCACGGCGAGAACGAGGCAGATTGCCATTGCACCCGGTCGGAAGATGGTTTTCTTGAACAGGACGGCATTTTGTTTGGGCAAACCACGGGCAAAAATGCAACTTCCGCTGCAGAGCAGGACGAGACCGCACCAGCTGCCGAACATGCAGCCTCTGCCGAGAGCATCATTGAAGAGCGCTGTAAAGCCGAGCTCACCGAACTGCGCCTGCGCAACGCCGCCGAGATGGACAATTTCAAAAAGCGCCTCACCCGCGAGCATGAGGAACAGATGCGCTATGCGGCTGAAAAGGTTCTGGGCGACCTGCTGCCCACGCTCGACAACCTTGATCTGGCCCTGCGCTACGGCAGCAAGAGTGAAGCCTGCAAGGACATGCTGCAAGGTGTGGCCATGACCCACAAGCTGTTGCTTGAAGCTGTGGAAAAGCACGGGCTTAAACCGCTTGGTGAAGAAGGCGAAGAATTCGACCCCAATGTGCACGAAGCCGTGGGCTTTGAAGACCGGCCAGACTTTGCGCCCAATTCAGTGGCGCGCGTGCTGCAACGCGGCTTCAAGCTTGGTGATCGTCTGCTGCGCCCCGCCAAGGTTATGGTAAAACAGTAA